The Paenibacillus sp. YPG26 genome includes a window with the following:
- the walK gene encoding cell wall metabolism sensor histidine kinase WalK, giving the protein MKLPAFFRTIQAKLIIIYVLLILIAMQLIGVYFVSAMKNSLTSNFTQELKARAELLSVLAAQNLGAAGTAESREDKLDNLGVLVDNLFNQTGAEIQVLDPSGKVLKTSKWSHTDYVGRKNTQTVVSMALQGIEDNEEYIIDDDNVRKKVVARPVVNDGKIVGAIYIAASMSELYATMDRINSIFISGILLALGLTAILGVILAHTITSPIKELTRRATAVAEGQLYQKVPVLGNDEIGQLSKAFNYMTSRLRDALAQNEEEKEKLASILTNMSDGVIATDEVGTVILMNRRASAMLFTEGEDKLGTSIQSLLSLSQDGRMAFAQGSMPTELLEIATPEGGTSLVRVTFTPIHRREFGIIGTIAVLQDVTEQEKLEASRREFVANVSHELRTPLTTIKSYTEALEDGALQNQELAPRFVGVIQNETERMIRLVTDLLHLSRLDSKESPLRMQQTEINEMLDEVADRFSFQMQEKGIDIRVQAGEGVREVWLDRDQIDQVLDNLISNAMKYTSGGSITIRADLTDEGMLAISVEDTGIGIPKKDLDRIFERFYRVDKARSRNMGGTGLGLSIAREIVKAHGGTISLESELGKGTKVTFTLPVEMKGGLKR; this is encoded by the coding sequence CTGAAGCTGCCCGCCTTTTTCCGGACGATTCAAGCCAAATTAATCATTATCTACGTCTTATTAATCCTGATCGCGATGCAGTTGATCGGGGTTTATTTCGTCAGTGCGATGAAAAACTCCCTTACCAGCAACTTTACTCAGGAGCTGAAGGCGAGGGCCGAGCTGCTGTCAGTACTCGCGGCACAGAACCTGGGGGCGGCGGGGACCGCGGAATCGCGGGAAGACAAGCTGGACAATCTGGGTGTGCTCGTAGATAACCTGTTCAACCAGACCGGAGCGGAGATCCAGGTGCTTGACCCCAGCGGCAAGGTGCTTAAGACCTCCAAGTGGTCTCATACGGATTATGTAGGCCGCAAGAATACCCAGACCGTTGTCAGCATGGCTCTGCAGGGCATTGAGGACAACGAGGAATATATTATCGATGATGATAATGTCCGCAAGAAGGTAGTGGCGAGGCCTGTCGTAAATGACGGCAAGATTGTCGGCGCCATCTATATTGCAGCCTCTATGAGCGAGCTGTATGCCACGATGGACCGGATTAACAGCATCTTCATCTCCGGGATTCTGCTCGCGCTCGGCCTGACCGCCATTCTTGGCGTTATTCTGGCCCATACGATTACTTCGCCGATCAAAGAGCTGACCCGGCGGGCGACTGCGGTGGCCGAGGGCCAGCTCTACCAGAAGGTCCCGGTGCTCGGCAATGACGAGATCGGGCAGCTGAGCAAGGCGTTCAACTATATGACCAGCCGGCTGCGGGATGCGCTGGCCCAGAACGAAGAGGAGAAGGAGAAGCTGGCTTCCATCCTTACGAATATGAGTGACGGGGTGATCGCGACCGATGAAGTCGGCACGGTCATTCTGATGAACCGCAGAGCCAGCGCGATGCTGTTCACGGAGGGCGAGGACAAGCTCGGGACCAGCATTCAGAGTCTGCTGAGCCTCTCCCAGGATGGGCGCATGGCCTTCGCCCAAGGCAGCATGCCGACAGAGCTGCTGGAGATCGCCACGCCGGAGGGCGGCACCTCCTTGGTGCGGGTGACGTTCACGCCGATTCACCGGCGGGAATTCGGCATTATCGGCACGATTGCCGTGCTGCAGGACGTCACGGAGCAGGAGAAGCTCGAGGCGTCCCGCCGCGAATTCGTCGCGAATGTGTCGCATGAGCTTCGGACACCGCTGACGACGATCAAGAGCTATACGGAAGCGCTCGAAGACGGCGCGCTGCAGAATCAGGAGCTTGCGCCGCGCTTCGTCGGCGTGATCCAGAATGAGACCGAGCGGATGATCCGCCTGGTCACCGACCTGCTGCACCTGTCCCGGCTGGATTCCAAGGAATCGCCGCTGCGCATGCAGCAGACAGAGATTAACGAGATGCTGGACGAGGTTGCAGACCGGTTTTCTTTTCAAATGCAGGAGAAGGGTATTGATATTCGTGTTCAGGCGGGAGAGGGTGTACGTGAGGTATGGCTCGACCGTGACCAGATCGACCAGGTGCTTGATAATCTGATCTCGAACGCGATGAAGTACACCTCGGGAGGCTCGATTACAATTCGGGCGGATCTCACAGACGAAGGGATGCTTGCCATCTCGGTCGAGGATACGGGAATCGGAATTCCGAAGAAGGATCTGGACCGGATCTTCGAGCGGTTCTACCGGGTGGACAAGGCACGCTCCCGCAATATGGGAGGCACAGGACTTGGATTATCCATTGCCCGGGAAATTGTAAAAGCGCACGGAGGAACGATCTCCCTCGAATCCGAGCTTGGCAAGGGAACCAAAGTAACCTTTACGCTGCCGGTTGAGATGAAAGGGGGCCTTAAGCGGTGA
- the yycF gene encoding response regulator YycF, which yields MQGKILVVDDEQPIADILKFNLEKEGYQVILAFDGISAVELALSELPDLILLDLMLPGKDGMDVCREVRAKLETPIIMLTAKDGEIDKVLGLELGADDYVTKPFSTRELLARVKAQMRRRQSKPEETAGSDAGKQGFQLFDLFIDTDMYTVYKSGEPLDLTHREYELVFYMARNAGKVMTREHLLQAVWGFEYFGDVRTVDVTIRRLREKIEDDPSKPEYILTRRGLGYLMRSSKTGGL from the coding sequence ATGCAAGGGAAAATTCTAGTGGTTGACGATGAACAGCCCATTGCGGATATATTGAAGTTCAATTTAGAAAAAGAGGGTTATCAGGTTATCCTTGCCTTCGATGGGATCAGTGCGGTAGAGCTTGCACTGTCAGAGCTTCCGGATCTGATTCTGCTCGATCTGATGCTTCCCGGCAAGGATGGCATGGACGTGTGCCGGGAGGTGCGCGCGAAGCTGGAGACTCCGATCATTATGCTAACCGCCAAAGACGGCGAGATTGATAAGGTGCTGGGTCTGGAGCTGGGTGCCGATGATTACGTGACCAAGCCGTTCAGCACCCGCGAGCTGCTTGCCAGGGTGAAGGCCCAGATGCGCCGCCGCCAGAGCAAGCCGGAGGAGACAGCCGGGAGTGATGCCGGCAAGCAGGGATTCCAGTTGTTCGATCTGTTCATAGATACAGATATGTATACGGTATATAAGAGCGGGGAGCCGCTTGATCTGACTCACCGGGAGTACGAGCTTGTCTTTTATATGGCGCGCAATGCCGGTAAAGTGATGACCCGGGAACATCTGCTGCAGGCGGTATGGGGGTTCGAATATTTCGGGGATGTGCGTACGGTGGATGTCACCATCCGGCGTCTCCGGGAGAAGATTGAGGACGATCCAAGCAAGCCGGAGTATATTCTGACCCGCCGGGGCCTCGGCTATCTGATGCGCAGCTCGAAGACGGGTGGGCTTTAG
- a CDS encoding peptidoglycan DD-metalloendopeptidase family protein encodes MKGSNPKSKLRLSIITAAGGLLAAGSLFWAGQQYVEANTIPYYRVYKDGQEVGTVRHKEELTKLYHRKQAEYKLKYPDANIELDTDQIQAVYEKAYKAEVDQDTAIARLGQLLKPTAVGVELKVDGKVIGIVKDKAAAAFVLSQVKNRYIPESKPAFANKIVHASYSPGRAKKASSQPQERLESAAFVEKIDQSQVETDPAKVLSTEEALRLLTRGQEKTVTYKVKPGDTFSSIAGQSGISRKELMSLNPGIKEKALQIDESLKLPATEPVLTVKTVESIAKEAVTSPEVEVRKTNQLRKGVTKVVSPGVSGRKVMSFRVVKENGQVVQKQFLSQKVMTPSRPKVVLQGTKAVSTSGSGRFAWPVTAHSITSTFGERWNKLHKGIDLISSNYSILAADGGTVSFAGVKSGYGNCVVINHGNGYETLYGHLSQIDVNRGDKVGRGEHIGIMGDTGHSFGIHLHFEIHKNGSVQNPIKYLG; translated from the coding sequence ATGAAAGGTTCCAATCCAAAATCGAAATTGCGCTTAAGCATCATCACCGCGGCGGGAGGCCTGCTGGCTGCAGGGAGTCTGTTCTGGGCCGGACAGCAGTATGTCGAGGCGAATACAATCCCTTACTATCGCGTATATAAGGACGGACAGGAAGTAGGCACCGTTCGTCATAAGGAAGAGCTTACGAAGCTGTATCACCGCAAGCAGGCCGAATACAAGCTTAAATATCCAGATGCTAACATAGAGCTTGATACAGATCAGATTCAGGCGGTATACGAGAAGGCCTATAAGGCCGAGGTTGACCAGGATACGGCCATTGCGAGGCTCGGCCAGCTTCTGAAGCCTACCGCTGTGGGTGTAGAACTGAAGGTGGACGGGAAGGTCATTGGCATTGTGAAGGACAAGGCTGCTGCAGCATTCGTACTTAGCCAAGTGAAGAACAGGTACATACCGGAATCAAAGCCCGCTTTTGCTAACAAGATTGTACATGCTTCATACTCACCCGGAAGGGCTAAGAAGGCTTCGTCTCAGCCTCAGGAACGTCTTGAATCTGCCGCATTCGTAGAGAAGATTGATCAGAGTCAAGTAGAGACTGATCCGGCGAAGGTATTGTCGACCGAAGAAGCATTGAGGCTGCTGACACGGGGCCAAGAGAAGACGGTGACCTACAAGGTCAAGCCTGGGGATACCTTCAGCTCTATCGCAGGGCAGTCGGGGATCAGCCGCAAGGAACTCATGAGCCTAAATCCAGGTATTAAGGAGAAGGCTCTGCAGATTGATGAGAGTCTGAAGCTGCCAGCAACTGAGCCTGTCCTCACCGTGAAGACGGTGGAGAGCATCGCCAAGGAAGCGGTGACGAGTCCCGAGGTTGAGGTTCGGAAGACCAATCAGCTTCGTAAAGGAGTTACCAAAGTCGTCTCGCCGGGGGTGAGCGGCAGAAAGGTAATGTCATTCCGGGTTGTGAAGGAAAATGGGCAAGTAGTCCAGAAGCAGTTCTTAAGTCAAAAGGTCATGACGCCTTCCCGGCCCAAGGTTGTTCTTCAAGGGACGAAGGCTGTCAGCACCTCGGGTTCCGGCCGGTTCGCCTGGCCGGTCACGGCCCATTCCATTACCAGCACATTCGGTGAACGCTGGAACAAGCTGCACAAGGGCATTGACCTGATCTCCTCCAATTACAGCATCTTGGCCGCAGATGGGGGTACAGTCAGCTTTGCAGGGGTGAAGAGCGGGTACGGGAACTGTGTTGTCATTAACCACGGCAACGGATATGAGACACTGTACGGACACTTGAGCCAAATTGATGTGAACCGGGGCGACAAGGTGGGACGCGGTGAACACATTGGCATCATGGGAGATACCGGCCATTCCTTTGGCATTCATCTTCATTTCGAGATTCATAAGAACGGGTCGGTGCAGAATCCGATCAAATATTTAGGCTGA
- a CDS encoding adenylosuccinate synthase, with product MSTVVVVGTQWGDEGKGKITDYLAESADVVARYQGGNNAGHTILIDGKKYKLSLIPSGVFYEDKICVIGNGMVINPEALIQEITYIHENGFSTKNLKISDRAHVILPYHMVLDALEEDRKGPNKIGTTRKGIGPAYMDKAARNGIRIADLLDAEEFELKLRHLVKEKNHIIQQVYGGDPLDVEEILKQYLEYAEFVRPYVTDTSVVLNDAIDENRKVLFEGAQGVMLDIDQGTYPFVTSSNPSAGGVCIGSGVGPSKIQQVIGVAKSYTTRVGDGPFPTELHDEVGDLIRETGHEYGTVTGRPRRVGWFDSVVVRHARRVSGLTGLSLNSLDVLTGLETVKICTGYKYRGEVITHYPASLKMLAECEAVYEELPGWSEDITGAKTLEDLPETTRNYVKRVSELTGIPIAIFSVGRNRNQTNQVLPIYE from the coding sequence ATGTCAACAGTAGTCGTTGTGGGAACACAATGGGGGGACGAAGGCAAAGGCAAAATCACGGATTATCTGGCGGAGAGCGCTGATGTGGTGGCCCGTTATCAAGGCGGTAACAACGCCGGTCATACTATACTGATTGATGGCAAGAAGTACAAACTGAGCTTGATTCCATCCGGTGTTTTCTACGAAGATAAGATCTGTGTCATCGGGAACGGAATGGTTATTAATCCGGAAGCTTTGATTCAGGAGATCACATATATTCACGAGAACGGATTCAGCACCAAGAATCTGAAGATCAGCGACCGTGCGCATGTCATCCTGCCGTATCATATGGTTCTGGATGCTCTTGAAGAGGACCGCAAAGGACCGAACAAGATTGGTACAACGCGCAAAGGGATTGGCCCGGCATACATGGACAAAGCGGCGCGTAACGGTATTCGGATCGCGGATCTGCTTGATGCGGAAGAGTTCGAGCTCAAGCTTCGCCATCTGGTCAAAGAGAAGAACCATATCATCCAGCAGGTATACGGCGGAGACCCGCTTGATGTGGAAGAGATTCTTAAGCAGTATCTGGAGTATGCTGAATTCGTTCGTCCATATGTTACAGATACATCCGTGGTTCTTAACGATGCGATTGATGAGAACCGTAAGGTCCTGTTCGAGGGTGCGCAGGGTGTGATGCTGGATATCGACCAAGGTACTTATCCATTCGTGACCTCGTCCAACCCGTCCGCGGGCGGTGTATGTATTGGTTCGGGCGTAGGCCCTTCCAAGATCCAGCAGGTTATTGGTGTGGCCAAGTCCTACACTACCCGGGTTGGTGATGGTCCTTTCCCTACAGAGCTTCATGATGAAGTTGGGGATCTGATCCGCGAGACCGGCCATGAGTATGGAACGGTAACAGGCCGTCCGCGCCGTGTGGGCTGGTTCGATAGCGTCGTGGTTCGCCATGCCCGCCGTGTGAGCGGTCTGACTGGCTTGTCCCTGAACTCCCTGGACGTTCTGACTGGACTTGAGACGGTGAAGATCTGCACCGGGTACAAATACCGCGGTGAGGTGATCACTCACTACCCTGCAAGTCTGAAGATGCTGGCTGAATGCGAAGCGGTCTATGAGGAGCTTCCAGGCTGGTCTGAGGATATTACAGGTGCGAAGACGCTGGAAGACCTTCCAGAGACAACACGCAACTATGTGAAACGGGTATCCGAGCTGACAGGGATTCCGATTGCTATCTTCTCGGTAGGCCGTAACCGGAATCAGACGAATCAAGTTCTGCCAATTTACGAATAA
- the dnaB gene encoding replicative DNA helicase, translated as MGAELFVDRIPPQNLEAEQAVLGAILLQSEALITAMERVRTEDFYDKSHQMIYETMIELGEANQPIDLITLTSRLQDKGELEEIGGVSHLARLAHAVPTAANVDYYARIIEEKSMLRRLIRTATQIVSDGYTNGDDVGGMLSDAERKILEISNGRSGSGFIAIRDVLMEVFERVEVLHQNKGTTTGVSSGFADLDRMTSGFQRNDLIIVAARPSVGKTAFALNIAQNAAVRSKETVAIFSLEMSAAQLVQRMICAEANLDAGVMRTGDFKSDDDWSKLTMGIAALSEAEIYIDDTPGVTVADIRAKCRRLKKERGLGMIVIDYLQLIHGRGKAGENRQQEVSEISRTLKQIARELEVPVIALSQLSRGVEQRQDKRPMMSDLRESGSIEQDADIVAFLYRDDYYNQETEKKNIIEIIIAKQRNGPVGTVELVFLKNYNKFANYERAHADPFAG; from the coding sequence ATGGGCGCAGAGTTATTTGTCGATCGAATTCCTCCTCAGAACCTAGAAGCAGAACAGGCAGTTCTCGGTGCCATTCTGCTCCAGTCCGAAGCGCTGATTACAGCGATGGAACGGGTGCGTACCGAGGATTTCTACGATAAGTCACATCAGATGATCTATGAGACCATGATCGAGCTTGGCGAGGCGAACCAGCCTATTGACCTGATCACGCTGACCTCCCGCCTGCAGGATAAAGGCGAGCTGGAGGAGATTGGCGGGGTCAGTCACTTGGCCAGATTAGCCCATGCCGTGCCGACAGCGGCGAACGTGGATTATTATGCCCGAATTATAGAAGAGAAATCGATGCTTCGGCGGCTCATTCGCACCGCGACCCAGATCGTAAGTGACGGCTATACGAACGGCGATGATGTGGGCGGGATGCTGAGTGACGCGGAACGCAAGATACTGGAGATCTCCAACGGAAGATCCGGCAGCGGCTTTATAGCCATCCGCGATGTGCTTATGGAAGTGTTCGAGCGCGTGGAGGTGCTGCACCAGAACAAAGGAACAACAACCGGGGTCTCCTCGGGATTCGCCGATCTGGACAGGATGACCTCCGGCTTCCAGCGCAATGACTTGATTATTGTGGCGGCGCGTCCTTCCGTAGGTAAGACGGCATTCGCCCTGAATATCGCGCAGAATGCAGCCGTGCGCAGCAAAGAGACCGTAGCGATCTTCAGTCTGGAGATGTCCGCGGCACAGCTTGTACAGCGGATGATCTGTGCGGAAGCGAACCTGGATGCGGGGGTCATGCGGACAGGCGACTTCAAGAGTGATGATGACTGGTCGAAGCTGACGATGGGCATCGCGGCGCTCTCTGAAGCGGAGATCTATATTGATGATACGCCAGGGGTTACCGTGGCTGATATCCGCGCCAAATGCCGCCGTCTCAAGAAAGAGCGCGGGCTTGGCATGATCGTCATTGACTACCTGCAGCTTATTCACGGGCGGGGGAAGGCGGGCGAGAACCGTCAGCAGGAAGTATCCGAAATATCCCGTACGCTTAAGCAGATTGCCCGTGAGCTTGAAGTGCCGGTTATCGCACTGTCCCAGCTCAGCCGGGGTGTGGAGCAGCGTCAGGACAAGCGTCCTATGATGTCTGACCTTCGGGAATCCGGTTCCATTGAGCAGGATGCCGATATCGTTGCCTTCTTATACCGGGATGATTACTATAACCAAGAGACAGAGAAGAAGAATATTATTGAGATCATTATTGCCAAGCAGCGTAACGGTCCGGTTGGCACTGTGGAGCTGGTATTCTTGAAGAATTATAATAAGTTCGCGAATTATGAGCGGGCTCATGCGGATCCTTTTGCGGGATAA
- the rplI gene encoding 50S ribosomal protein L9, translating to MKVIFLQDVKGQGKKGQVKEVSEGYAQNFLLPKGLVKPATQGNVKTLENQSAAELKRKQQEKEEAIELGKKLEEMKVELKAKSGEGGRLFGAITSKQIAEAMQGLGVKLDKRKIELNDPIRTLGVTQVTVKLHPEVKTTLKVQVTEE from the coding sequence ATGAAAGTAATATTCTTGCAGGATGTTAAGGGACAAGGTAAAAAGGGACAGGTAAAGGAAGTATCGGAAGGGTACGCACAGAACTTCCTGCTGCCTAAAGGTCTTGTGAAGCCGGCCACCCAAGGCAATGTGAAGACACTGGAGAACCAATCCGCAGCAGAGCTTAAGCGTAAGCAGCAGGAGAAGGAAGAGGCTATAGAGCTTGGCAAGAAGCTTGAAGAGATGAAAGTGGAGCTTAAGGCCAAATCCGGCGAGGGCGGCCGTCTGTTCGGAGCGATCACCAGCAAGCAGATTGCGGAAGCCATGCAGGGGCTTGGCGTGAAGCTTGATAAGCGGAAGATCGAACTGAACGATCCGATCCGTACACTCGGCGTAACGCAGGTTACTGTGAAGCTTCATCCTGAAGTGAAGACAACGCTTAAGGTCCAAGTGACGGAGGAATGA
- a CDS encoding DHH family phosphoesterase — protein sequence MPNLLQKRWYGYQTVWAFMLMLLLVIFVSYYNWVLGLVSMCMVGALAYVMLQAERRFRMEMVQYITELTFRIKRVEGEAISRLPFGVMLYSEDKTVEWHNRFVAGMFSRGTVVGQPLTELLPPLPQLSRDKREGDHNRSTVEVVINERNYELTIQADERLIYIHDMTELAVLREKYEDERLALGIIMLDNLDEASQGMDDQQRAALIARVASSLTAWAKQHKVYLRRLSSERYLMMFNHLSLKELEQSRFVILDEVREMTADLKVPMTLSIGLAFGAGSISELGELAQSSLDMALGRGGDQAAVKSGQRLSFYGGKTTAVEKRTRVRARVIAHALRDLMQESDRVIIMGHRVPDLDVIGASIGVLKAADMYNVEAHIVLDGVNPAIERIMERIEKDDALKRRFISPDQAMALMTENTLLIIVDTHKASMTMEPRLVEEARRVVIVDHHRRGEEFINDAVLVYLEPYASSACELVTELLQYIHEKVELSPLEATSLLAGITVDTKHFALHTGSRTFEAAGFLRRNGADTVMVQRILKEDLQEYIEKAEIIKHARMIHGHIALAVTEPNRKIPQLLIAQVADTLLNMTNVLASFVISSRPDGMIGISARSLGTMNVQVVMERLGGGGHLTNAAAQLECSQAEAEKRLLEVLDEIEKEEGLFE from the coding sequence ATGCCTAATTTATTGCAAAAGCGCTGGTACGGCTATCAGACCGTGTGGGCGTTCATGCTCATGCTGCTGCTTGTCATTTTCGTATCCTATTACAATTGGGTTCTGGGTCTGGTAAGTATGTGTATGGTAGGAGCGCTGGCTTATGTAATGCTGCAAGCAGAGCGCAGATTCCGGATGGAGATGGTTCAGTATATTACGGAACTGACCTTCCGGATCAAGAGAGTGGAGGGCGAAGCCATCAGCCGTCTCCCTTTCGGAGTTATGCTGTATTCGGAAGATAAGACGGTTGAATGGCACAACCGCTTCGTGGCTGGCATGTTCAGCCGGGGGACCGTGGTAGGACAGCCACTCACCGAGCTGCTGCCTCCGCTGCCCCAGTTGTCCAGAGACAAGCGCGAGGGCGACCACAACCGTTCTACGGTGGAAGTCGTTATTAATGAGCGTAACTATGAACTTACGATACAAGCGGATGAGCGGCTTATTTATATTCATGACATGACCGAGCTGGCTGTTCTGCGGGAGAAATATGAGGATGAACGGCTTGCGCTGGGCATTATCATGCTGGATAACCTCGACGAGGCTTCCCAGGGGATGGATGACCAGCAGCGGGCCGCGCTGATTGCGAGGGTCGCTTCGTCCCTTACAGCCTGGGCTAAGCAGCATAAGGTATATCTGCGCCGGCTGTCATCCGAACGCTATTTGATGATGTTCAATCATCTCTCCCTTAAGGAGCTTGAGCAGAGCCGGTTCGTGATTCTGGATGAGGTCCGGGAGATGACGGCTGACCTGAAAGTGCCGATGACGCTGAGTATCGGGCTTGCCTTTGGGGCTGGCAGTATCAGTGAGCTTGGAGAGCTGGCCCAATCGAGTCTGGATATGGCGCTTGGCCGCGGAGGCGACCAGGCCGCTGTGAAGTCCGGGCAGAGATTGAGCTTCTATGGAGGCAAGACCACGGCGGTGGAGAAACGCACACGGGTCCGGGCGCGTGTTATCGCGCATGCGCTGCGGGATCTCATGCAGGAGAGCGACCGCGTGATCATCATGGGCCATAGAGTACCGGACCTGGACGTAATTGGAGCCTCGATCGGAGTCCTCAAGGCGGCAGATATGTACAATGTCGAAGCGCATATTGTGCTGGACGGGGTCAATCCGGCGATTGAACGCATTATGGAACGGATTGAGAAGGACGATGCCCTGAAGCGGAGGTTCATCAGCCCGGATCAGGCCATGGCGCTGATGACAGAGAATACGCTGCTTATTATTGTTGACACCCATAAGGCTTCCATGACTATGGAGCCCCGATTGGTGGAAGAAGCGCGCCGGGTGGTTATTGTTGATCACCACCGCCGCGGCGAGGAATTTATCAATGATGCAGTCCTCGTGTATCTGGAGCCTTATGCTTCATCAGCCTGTGAGCTGGTGACCGAGCTGCTTCAGTACATTCACGAGAAAGTTGAGCTCAGCCCGCTCGAGGCTACTTCGCTGCTGGCCGGGATTACCGTGGATACGAAGCACTTCGCGCTTCATACCGGGTCGCGGACTTTCGAGGCTGCTGGCTTCCTGCGGCGTAACGGCGCAGATACGGTAATGGTGCAGCGCATCCTGAAGGAGGATCTGCAGGAGTATATCGAGAAGGCGGAGATCATCAAGCATGCCCGTATGATTCATGGGCATATCGCGCTTGCCGTAACCGAGCCGAATCGCAAAATACCGCAGCTGCTCATCGCCCAAGTGGCTGATACGCTGCTGAATATGACGAACGTGCTGGCCTCCTTTGTGATAAGCAGCCGGCCTGATGGCATGATCGGCATCAGCGCAAGATCGCTGGGTACCATGAATGTGCAGGTCGTGATGGAGCGGCTAGGCGGCGGGGGACATCTGACGAACGCGGCCGCTCAGCTGGAATGCTCACAGGCGGAAGCCGAGAAGAGGCTGCTGGAAGTACTAGATGAAATCGAAAAGGAAGAGGGGTTATTTGAATGA
- a CDS encoding DUF2232 domain-containing protein, with protein sequence MKFHWTSAAWSVVYFLLLLSLVTPLTVVTVLFLLVPGVILYTTLSRTSFILHVVPVLLLLSFLLGPYFILLPLYFLVPSIAMGHMYKKRAPAMRTLLVGAAAILGEFILLLLVSTVFFDFNLAQTIENIINSAASPLRDMTGSNLATSLNWSEEKTELLSDLTVRMIPFTMTVTSLAMATVTHAITRPTLGSLGQITPKMKPFRELKLPRSLVWYYCIGLIIQLFAGTAARDGFLGTVLLNLMPLLQFGFMIQAAGFFFYLAHVKKWNLTIPILLTIAILFIRPLWIIGLFDIAFPLRDMVTRSRR encoded by the coding sequence TTGAAATTTCACTGGACATCTGCGGCCTGGAGCGTAGTCTACTTCTTGCTCCTGCTATCTCTGGTAACCCCGCTGACTGTAGTCACGGTTCTGTTCCTTCTGGTGCCTGGCGTGATCTTGTACACGACCTTGTCGAGAACTTCATTTATTCTGCACGTTGTACCTGTACTATTGCTCTTGTCGTTTTTATTAGGCCCTTATTTCATACTGCTGCCACTGTATTTCCTTGTTCCATCTATCGCTATGGGTCATATGTACAAGAAACGGGCTCCCGCTATGCGGACCCTTCTCGTTGGAGCGGCTGCCATATTGGGGGAATTTATTCTACTGCTGCTTGTCAGTACGGTGTTCTTTGACTTTAATCTCGCTCAGACTATTGAGAATATTATCAACTCTGCCGCGAGTCCGCTGCGTGACATGACAGGCAGCAACCTGGCAACCAGTCTGAATTGGTCGGAAGAGAAGACGGAGCTGCTGTCTGACCTGACCGTGAGAATGATTCCATTTACAATGACGGTAACTTCACTAGCTATGGCGACAGTAACGCATGCAATTACAAGGCCAACCTTGGGCAGTCTGGGCCAGATTACACCCAAGATGAAGCCGTTCCGGGAGCTTAAGCTGCCGCGGTCCCTGGTCTGGTATTACTGTATCGGACTTATTATTCAGCTGTTCGCGGGGACTGCCGCAAGAGACGGGTTCCTGGGAACGGTGCTCCTCAATCTGATGCCGCTGCTCCAATTCGGCTTCATGATTCAGGCTGCGGGATTCTTCTTCTATCTGGCTCACGTGAAGAAATGGAATCTGACGATTCCAATCCTGCTGACAATCGCGATTCTCTTTATCCGTCCTCTCTGGATTATCGGTTTGTTTGACATTGCATTTCCACTGCGGGATATGGTTACTAGATCAAGACGATAG
- a CDS encoding MazG-like family protein → MHKEMDVAKRAKVIEWLKTEVVDHVSRLFKALWEGSTTRITDSLASLIVSGYILGRRLGISFRDLDESIMEKLRRHKQEGHQLEDWYQDISALEEHMRKR, encoded by the coding sequence ATGCATAAAGAAATGGATGTGGCCAAGAGGGCCAAAGTCATTGAATGGCTGAAAACCGAAGTGGTTGATCACGTGTCCCGTCTATTCAAAGCTCTGTGGGAAGGCAGCACGACCCGGATAACGGACAGTCTGGCCAGTCTGATCGTCAGTGGATATATCCTCGGACGGCGGCTTGGGATCTCATTCCGTGATTTGGATGAGAGTATTATGGAGAAGCTGAGAAGGCATAAGCAGGAAGGCCATCAGCTTGAAGATTGGTATCAAGATATTTCCGCATTGGAAGAACATATGCGTAAGAGGTGA
- a CDS encoding CBS domain-containing protein — translation MNIAFFLLPKSDVVSVTLDSTLRQTLERMEYHRYTAVPIIDKTGVYVGTVTEGDLLWYMKNSKGKVTFENANRFLLKDIPLRVDNKPVSIDEDMEDLINLAKVQNFVPVVDDMNRFIGIVRRSQIIEYCERFVSRSEIAPGQ, via the coding sequence ATGAATATTGCATTTTTTTTGCTTCCAAAAAGCGACGTTGTCTCGGTAACCCTGGATTCAACTCTCAGGCAGACTTTGGAACGCATGGAATATCACCGGTACACGGCTGTGCCTATCATTGACAAGACCGGCGTATATGTCGGTACTGTCACCGAAGGGGATCTGCTCTGGTACATGAAGAATTCCAAAGGCAAGGTGACCTTCGAGAACGCTAACAGGTTCCTGCTCAAAGACATTCCGCTTCGGGTGGATAACAAACCCGTCTCTATAGATGAAGACATGGAGGATCTGATCAACCTGGCCAAGGTGCAGAACTTTGTCCCGGTGGTGGATGATATGAACCGGTTCATCGGGATTGTAAGGCGGAGTCAGATTATAGAATATTGCGAGAGATTCGTATCCCGAAGTGAGATTGCACCGGGACAATAG